The sequence CCGCGCTCAAGTCGGCGGCGCGGCCGCGATCCATTCTTCGAAGGCTTTCTGTTCGGGCGCTCGGTGCGCAAGGCGGTCGCGAGCGACACCGTCGTCCTGACGGTCAAACCGCTTCCGGCAAGCGGGCGGCCGAAGGATTTTCCGGGCAACGTCGGCGATTTCACCCTGAAGACGCACGCAGACCGCACGAGCGTGCGCGTCGGCGAACCTGTCACGCTGACCGTGAACGTCGAAGGGCACGGCAACACCGAGGCGCTCGCGCCGCCTGCGATCGCCGCGCCGGAATCCGTCCGCCAGTTTTCGCAGACGAGCCGCGACGAGTCGGTGCCGAGCTTTGACACCATGAAGTCCGCGCGCGCATTCGAGACGATCTTCGTGCCAAGCGAGGCCGGTGATTTCGCGCTCGGCCCGGTGGAGCTGCCGGTCTTCAACCCCAGGACCAAACGATACGAAACGCTGCGCGCCGCGCCCATCGATATAAACGTCGCGCCCGGCGCGCGCGCCGATATGGAACGGCCCGCGACCCCGCTTGAAATCGACGCGGCGGCCGACGGCTTGCGGACGATCAAGCCGGACACCAGGCGCCTTGCCGAGGCCTCGCCGGCGCCGTGGCGCCGCCCGTGGTTCTGGCTTCTCGTCGCCGCGTCGCCGGCGCTGTTTGCCGCGCGCGTGCGTAATACCGCGCGCCGCGAGCATCTGGCGCAAAACGTCGCGCTCGCGCGCCGCATGCGCGCAAGCAAGGAAGCCGAACGCCGCCTTTCCGCGGCAAGGAGCGCCATCGACGGGCCGGCGGGCGCTTTCGGCAAGGAACTCTACGACGCGGTCATGCGATTTGTCGCCGATCACCGGAACGTGGAAGCCGCTTCGCTCACCGCGTCCGCCGCGCGCGAGGCGCTGGCGAGGCTCGGCGCCGCGGACGAGGACGAGAGCGAACTCGGAGAATTGCTGCGCGTTTTTGACCTCATCCGCTTTGGCGGTGTCGATCCCGCGCACAACGAGCGGCGCGATCTTTGGGAGCGCACCGCCGCGTTCATCGACCGCGTCAACAAACGGCTTCCCGGAGGTCAAAGGTGACAAGAGTGCGCGCCATCGCCGTCGCCGTCCTGGCCATCGGTCTTTTCGCATGTACCATCGCCCGCGCCTCGGGCGAAGGCGCAGCGATGCTCTACAACCAGGGCAACGCGGCGTACGCGGCCGGCGATATCGACGGCGCGATCGAACGATACGAACAGGCGCGAAAGCAAGGCTCCGACGATCCGCGCCTTTTTTACAACCTCGGCGTCGCCCACATGAAAAACGGCGAGCTCGGGCAGGCGATCCGCTATTTCGCGATGGCCAGGCGCCGCGCGCCGCGCGATGGCGACGCGACGCACAACCTCGAATTTGCCCGCGAGCGCATCGCCGACAAGTTGCCCGACGAAGATCGCTCGATCGCGGTCCGCGTGACGCGCCTGCCGCTGACCGCGTTC comes from bacterium and encodes:
- a CDS encoding BatD family protein, whose protein sequence is MRRTIPHRAPRFVAALLALMALVFAASSTQAADDVRVSLAVSPKSVAIGDEITAEVSVEGAGFRAPSPNLPNNPAFEVTGTSSGQSISIVNGRTSASRTMTIHMTAVKPGTATIGPATVTIGGKEYRSETVEVRVTGAALVPARPPDAPTEPRDDAVFIDVRVSDTDVYPGQEVLVSYDLYVRDRLTSADAVAEPTFPGAIPHRIAGGGRLNFMSTTVGGKEYLVSPLARYAVYPVAPGEVTIDPFRLNVVVEEPRSSRRRGRDPFFEGFLFGRSVRKAVASDTVVLTVKPLPASGRPKDFPGNVGDFTLKTHADRTSVRVGEPVTLTVNVEGHGNTEALAPPAIAAPESVRQFSQTSRDESVPSFDTMKSARAFETIFVPSEAGDFALGPVELPVFNPRTKRYETLRAAPIDINVAPGARADMERPATPLEIDAAADGLRTIKPDTRRLAEASPAPWRRPWFWLLVAASPALFAARVRNTARREHLAQNVALARRMRASKEAERRLSAARSAIDGPAGAFGKELYDAVMRFVADHRNVEAASLTASAAREALARLGAADEDESELGELLRVFDLIRFGGVDPAHNERRDLWERTAAFIDRVNKRLPGGQR
- a CDS encoding tetratricopeptide repeat protein is translated as MTRVRAIAVAVLAIGLFACTIARASGEGAAMLYNQGNAAYAAGDIDGAIERYEQARKQGSDDPRLFYNLGVAHMKNGELGQAIRYFAMARRRAPRDGDATHNLEFARERIADKLPDEDRSIAVRVTRLPLTAFTEGELALAFALLWTAGFAVLAFAWPRRHGEKMRRAIRASIAGVALSLLIAGYAVSHAVDTARSRAVVGIDELAVRSGPSVDDPTLFTIHEGLTLVVREVRGTWSLVAAPTGASGWVPNETLLPIG